A single window of Jaculus jaculus isolate mJacJac1 chromosome 14, mJacJac1.mat.Y.cur, whole genome shotgun sequence DNA harbors:
- the Atf5 gene encoding cyclic AMP-dependent transcription factor ATF-5, with protein MSLLATLELDRALLPASGLGWLVDYGKLPLAPAPLGPYEVFGGALEGGLPGGGEPLAGDGFSDWMTERVDFTALLPLESPLPSGAFPSPSPAPPDLEAMASLLKKELEQMEDFFLDAPLLPPPSPPPPPPPPPPPPPPPMASLPLPLPTFDFPQPPALDLDLLAIYCRSEPGPVDTGLAPLPAPQQPQQLSAPPPPPSRPGPYPSPATVRGDRKQKKRDQNKSAALRYRQRKRAEGEALEGECQGLEARNRELRERAESVEREIQYVKDLLIEVYKARSQRTRSS; from the exons ATGTCACTCCTGGCGACCCTGGAGCTGGACAGGGCCCTGCTCCCAGCTAGCGGGCTGGGCTGGCTCGTAGACTATGGAAAACTCCCCCTGGCCCCTGCCCCTCTGGGCCCCTATGAAGTCTTTGGGGGAGCCCTGGAGGGCGGGCTTCCAGGGGGGGGAGAGCCCCTGGCAG GTGATGGCTTCTCTGACTGGATGACAGAGCGCGTTGACTTCACGGCCCTCCTCCCTCTGGAGTCCCCCCTGCCCTCAGGTGCCTTCCCCTcaccctccccagcccctcctgacCTGGAAGCCATGGCCTCCCTGCTCAAGAAGGAACTGGAGCAAATGGAAGACTTCTTTCTGGATGCCCCActcctccctccaccctctcctcctccccctcctcctcctcctccaccaccaccaccaccacccatggCCTCCTTGCCCCTGCCCTTGCCTACCTTTGACTTCCCCCAGCCCCCTGCCCTGGACCTGGACCTGCTAGCTATCTACTGTCGTAGTGAGCCTGGGCCAGTAGATACAGGCTTGGCACCTTTGCCCGCcccacagcagccccagcagctctctgctcctccacctccaccctcCCGCCCAGGCCCCTACCCCAGTCCTGCCACTGTCCGAGGGGACCGCAAGCAAAAGAAGAGAGACCAGAATAAATCTGCAGCTCTGAGGTACCGCCAGAGGAAGAGGGCAGAGGGCGAGGCCCTGGAGGGCGagtgccaggggctggaggcacGGAATCGGGAGCTGAGGGAGAGGGCTGAGTCAGTGGAGCGGGAGATTCAGTATGTGAAGGACCTGCTCATTGAGGTGTACAAGGCCCGCAGCCAGAGGACCCGCAGCAGCTAA